Proteins from a genomic interval of Quercus lobata isolate SW786 chromosome 11, ValleyOak3.0 Primary Assembly, whole genome shotgun sequence:
- the LOC115967555 gene encoding pentatricopeptide repeat-containing protein At3g18020-like, with the protein MFRFIAPSPKIPIPHNHKTITLPLAAFFFTHTIINQPPKREPKHNISITNNTSYWTKKIHRLCTKDRNVGEALRLLDRLSLRGYQPDSLNINTIIHALCHSNHFSEAHHCLQLFISSHCVLDERTYNVLIASFARYNDSLMKLIGCFSI; encoded by the exons ATGTTCCGCTTTATCGCCCCATCACCAAAGATCCCAATCCCCCACAACCACAAGACCATAACCTTACCTCTTGCTGCATTCTTCTTCACTCACACTATCATCAACCAACCACCAAAACGTGAACCAAAACACAACATCAGCATCACCAACAACACCTCATACTGGACCAAAAAGATTCACAGACTTTGCACCAAAGACCGCAATGTCGGCGAGGCGCTTCGCCTTCTGGACCGCCTCAGCCTCCGTGGATACCAACCAGACTCTCTCAACATCAACACCATCATTCACGCACTCTGCCACTCTAACCACTTCTCCGAAGCCCACCACTGCCTACAACTCTTCATATCTTCTCATTGCGTCCTCGACGAGCGTACCTACAATGTTCTTATTGCCAG TTTTGCTCGTTACAACGACAGCCTGATGAAGCTCATAGGTTGTTTTTCGATATGA
- the LOC115967352 gene encoding uncharacterized protein LOC115967352, translating into MAMRKFYSEIKGLKVKEVPGHVKPMLSVNYVKNAFQRWLDNYHAKYIQTSSVEPLFHVCYGGLIFSYLVALPEERRHLEHQEHAKEHGGH; encoded by the coding sequence ATGGCGATGAGGAAATTCTACAGCGAGATCAAGGGCCTGAAGGTGAAGGAGGTGCCTGGACATGTGAAGCCGATGCTTTCCGTCAACTATGTGAAGAATGCATTTCAGAGATGGCTGGACAACTACCATGCCAAGTACATTCAAACCAGCTCCGTTGAGCCACTCTTCCATGTCTGCTATGGTGGATTGATCTTTTCCTACCTGGTTGCACTCCCTGAGGAACGCCGCCACCTTGAGCACCAGGAGCATGCCAAGGAGCATGGAGGGCACTGA